In a genomic window of Streptomyces pristinaespiralis:
- a CDS encoding ABC transporter permease — MADALRAYGLIVAMWVRSTMAYRASFAMTTLGNFAATAFDFVAILLMFSHVDALGGYSLPEIAFLYGTTSTAFGLADLVMGSMDRLGRRVRDGTLDTLLVRPVAVLAQVAADRFALRRLGRVTQGLMVLAYALWTLDVEWTAAKAAMVPMMLLCGGAIFASVFVAGGAFQFFAQDAAEVQSSFTYGGNTLLQYPPSIFAKDLVRGVTFVVPLAFVNWMPSLYVLGREDPLGLPGWFALLPPVVAAGCLGLAGLAWRVGLRSYRSTGS, encoded by the coding sequence GTGGCTGACGCGCTCAGGGCGTACGGGCTGATCGTGGCGATGTGGGTGCGCTCGACGATGGCCTACCGCGCGTCGTTCGCGATGACGACGCTCGGGAACTTCGCGGCGACCGCGTTCGACTTCGTCGCGATCCTGCTCATGTTCTCGCACGTCGACGCGCTGGGCGGCTATTCGCTGCCCGAGATCGCGTTCCTCTACGGGACCACCAGCACCGCCTTCGGCCTCGCCGACCTCGTGATGGGCTCGATGGACCGGCTCGGGCGGCGGGTGCGCGACGGCACCCTGGACACCCTGCTGGTGCGGCCCGTGGCGGTCCTCGCCCAGGTCGCCGCCGACCGGTTCGCGCTGCGCCGGCTCGGCCGGGTGACGCAGGGGCTGATGGTCCTCGCGTACGCGCTGTGGACGCTCGACGTCGAGTGGACGGCGGCCAAGGCGGCCATGGTGCCGATGATGCTGCTGTGCGGCGGGGCGATCTTCGCGTCCGTGTTCGTGGCGGGCGGCGCGTTCCAGTTCTTCGCGCAGGACGCGGCCGAGGTGCAGAGCTCCTTCACGTACGGCGGGAACACGCTGCTGCAGTACCCGCCGTCGATCTTCGCGAAGGACCTGGTGCGCGGAGTGACGTTCGTCGTGCCGCTGGCCTTCGTCAACTGGATGCCGTCGCTGTACGTACTGGGCCGCGAGGACCCGCTCGGCCTGCCCGGCTGGTTCGCCCTGCTGCCGCCCGTCGTCGCCGCGGGCTGCCTCGGGCTCGCCGGACTGGCCTGGCGGGTCGGACTCCGTTCGTACCGCAGTACCGGAAGCTGA
- a CDS encoding ABC transporter ATP-binding protein encodes MDFIELDGVEKVFDVRRKVGRLRREKYQVRAVDGISFTVPRGEMVGYIGPNGAGKSTTIKMLTGILTPSGGRLRVAGIDPSRERTRLAQRIGVVFGQRTTLWWDLPLRDSYRLMHRMYRIPDATFRQNLDRCVELLDLAELLDVPVRQLSLGQRMRGDIAAALLHDPEVLYLDEPTIGLDVISKAKVREFLRDLNAERGTTVLLTTHDLTDIEQLCKRVMVIDHGRLMYDGPLAGLHEVGESERTLVVDLERELPPIEIESARTLKVEGPRQWLAFPASVSAAPLVAALAERYPLVDLSVREPDIEAVIAKMYAERSAGPLA; translated from the coding sequence GTGGATTTCATCGAACTGGACGGTGTCGAGAAGGTCTTCGACGTACGCCGCAAGGTCGGGCGGCTGCGCCGGGAGAAGTATCAGGTACGGGCGGTGGACGGGATCAGCTTCACCGTCCCGCGCGGCGAGATGGTCGGCTACATCGGCCCGAACGGTGCCGGCAAGTCCACCACGATCAAGATGCTCACCGGCATCCTCACGCCCAGCGGCGGCCGGCTCCGTGTCGCCGGCATCGACCCGTCGCGGGAGCGGACCCGGCTGGCCCAGCGGATCGGGGTGGTGTTCGGCCAGCGCACCACGCTGTGGTGGGACCTGCCGCTGCGCGACTCGTACCGCCTGATGCACCGCATGTACCGCATCCCCGACGCCACCTTCCGGCAGAACCTGGACCGCTGCGTCGAACTGCTGGACCTGGCCGAGCTGTTGGACGTGCCGGTGCGTCAGCTGTCGCTGGGGCAGCGGATGCGCGGCGACATCGCCGCGGCACTGCTGCACGACCCGGAGGTGCTGTACCTGGACGAGCCGACCATCGGCCTCGACGTGATCTCCAAGGCCAAGGTGCGGGAGTTCCTGCGCGACCTGAACGCGGAACGCGGCACGACGGTCCTGCTCACCACGCACGATCTGACCGACATCGAGCAGTTGTGCAAGCGGGTGATGGTCATCGACCACGGGCGGCTCATGTACGACGGGCCCCTGGCCGGGCTGCACGAGGTGGGCGAGAGCGAGCGCACCCTGGTCGTGGACCTGGAGCGGGAGCTGCCGCCGATCGAGATCGAGTCGGCGCGGACGCTGAAGGTGGAGGGACCGCGCCAGTGGCTGGCCTTCCCGGCCTCCGTCTCCGCGGCGCCCCTGGTGGCGGCGCTGGCCGAACGGTACCCGCTGGTGGACCTGTCGGTGCGGGAGCCGGACATCGAAGCGGTGATCGCGAAGATGTACGCGGAACGTTCTGCCGGACCGCTTGCTTGA
- a CDS encoding DUF1707 SHOCT-like domain-containing protein: MTSELPEMRASDAERERVAERLRDAVAEGRLDMEEFDQRLDAAYRARTHGDLEPLVRDLPAPGTSGAASAVTPARASWAGRVGGPATSSGAFSFWGGFSRRGTWTVGRRFTAFTLMGGGELDLREARFEDRETVIDCIAIMGGVQVVVPPGLNVEVRGIGLMGGFDEHGSVEADPDPGAPRVIIRGLALMGGVGVERKLTRAEKQRLKAERERERKLGKGDDGRKELGGGA, translated from the coding sequence ATGACGAGCGAACTCCCTGAGATGCGTGCCTCCGATGCCGAGCGGGAGCGGGTCGCCGAGCGGTTGCGGGACGCCGTGGCCGAGGGCCGCCTCGACATGGAGGAGTTCGACCAGCGCCTGGACGCGGCCTACCGTGCGCGTACGCACGGCGACTTGGAACCGCTGGTACGTGACCTGCCGGCACCGGGCACGTCCGGCGCGGCGTCCGCCGTGACACCGGCGCGCGCCTCCTGGGCGGGCCGGGTCGGCGGCCCCGCGACCTCGAGCGGCGCGTTCTCCTTCTGGGGCGGTTTCTCGCGCCGGGGCACCTGGACGGTCGGCCGGAGGTTCACGGCGTTCACGCTGATGGGCGGCGGCGAGCTGGACCTGCGCGAGGCCCGTTTCGAGGACCGCGAGACCGTGATCGACTGCATCGCGATCATGGGCGGCGTGCAGGTCGTCGTCCCGCCCGGCCTGAACGTGGAGGTCAGAGGCATCGGCCTGATGGGCGGCTTCGACGAACACGGCAGCGTGGAGGCGGACCCGGACCCGGGCGCACCCCGCGTGATCATCAGAGGGCTGGCGCTGATGGGTGGCGTGGGCGTGGAACGCAAGCTCACGAGGGCGGAGAAGCAGCGCCTGAAGGCGGAGCGGGAGCGTGAGCGGAAGCTCGGCAAGGGCGACGACGGGCGGAAGGAACTGGGCGGCGGGGCATGA
- a CDS encoding SGNH/GDSL hydrolase family protein has translation MNKRQGYVNLAALMATIALMCGGIYLGVGTVKKGPEVRTPPSATPVWIGTWSASPVSAAPATSAVGGPSGRAGRSVRNVVHTSIGGTAARVTFSNLYGTQPLLITGASLAVRAGDGPAAVAGTLRRITFGGAHEATVGPGGQIVSDPVVLRIPYDGDLLISVHTPAPGGPVTTHPHAVQTSYLADGDLAQDESGDAFTTRIRSWHHITAVDVLTAQARGAIVAVGDSITDGVSATRDHDNRWPDVLADRLGGRYGVLNQGISGNRLLEYGRGPSTLERFDRDVLARSGARTVIVAIGINDVLRAPHAPTALDVTAGLTELADRAHARGWRVIGSTLAPCGGHPRCTAAADAERLKINTAIRTGGIFDAVVDFDRALRDPYAPRRLRPVYDSGDHLHPSDAGYTRMGHAVDPAKL, from the coding sequence ATGAACAAGCGTCAGGGGTATGTGAACCTCGCTGCCCTTATGGCCACGATCGCCCTTATGTGCGGCGGTATCTACCTCGGAGTCGGCACCGTCAAGAAGGGGCCCGAGGTCCGTACGCCCCCGTCCGCGACACCGGTGTGGATCGGCACCTGGTCGGCGAGCCCCGTCTCCGCCGCACCGGCCACCTCCGCCGTCGGCGGGCCCAGCGGCCGCGCGGGCCGTTCCGTACGGAACGTCGTGCACACCAGCATCGGCGGAACCGCCGCCCGCGTCACCTTCTCCAACCTCTACGGCACACAGCCGCTGCTGATCACCGGCGCCTCCCTCGCGGTGCGCGCCGGCGACGGGCCCGCCGCCGTGGCCGGCACCCTGCGCCGGATCACCTTCGGCGGGGCACACGAGGCGACCGTCGGCCCGGGCGGGCAGATCGTCAGCGATCCCGTCGTGCTGCGGATCCCTTACGACGGCGACCTGCTGATCTCCGTCCACACCCCGGCGCCCGGCGGCCCGGTCACCACCCACCCGCACGCCGTCCAGACGTCCTACCTGGCGGACGGCGACCTCGCGCAGGACGAGAGCGGCGACGCGTTCACGACGCGGATCCGCTCCTGGCACCACATCACCGCCGTCGACGTCCTCACCGCCCAGGCGCGCGGCGCGATCGTCGCCGTCGGCGACTCGATCACCGACGGGGTCTCCGCGACCCGTGACCACGACAACCGCTGGCCCGACGTGCTCGCCGACCGGCTCGGCGGCCGCTACGGCGTCCTCAACCAGGGCATCAGCGGCAACCGGCTCCTCGAGTACGGGCGCGGCCCCAGCACCCTGGAACGCTTCGACCGCGACGTGCTGGCCCGGTCCGGCGCCCGTACCGTGATCGTCGCCATCGGCATCAACGACGTCCTGCGCGCACCCCACGCTCCCACGGCCCTCGACGTGACGGCGGGGCTGACCGAGCTGGCCGACCGCGCGCACGCCCGCGGATGGCGCGTGATCGGCTCCACGCTGGCGCCCTGCGGCGGCCACCCCCGCTGCACGGCCGCGGCGGACGCGGAGCGTCTGAAGATCAACACGGCGATCCGTACGGGCGGCATCTTCGACGCGGTCGTCGACTTCGACCGGGCGCTGCGCGATCCGTACGCGCCGCGCAGGCTGAGGCCGGTGTACGACTCGGGGGACCACCTGCACCCGAGCGACGCGGGGTACACGCGGATGGGGCACGCCGTGGATCCGGCGAAGCTCTGA
- a CDS encoding DUF445 domain-containing protein produces MERTEPDEPGGPDRAVRGGAVGGGGTPGGGPDGGAGRPGRPEGGVAASTALPAFAYTEADEEKRRGVRRMKMTATGLLLGVALVFVLATWAKNAGLGGWAGYVAAAAEAGMVGALADWFAVTALFRHPLGIPIPHTAIIPNKKDQLGASLGSFVGENFLSADVVRVRLRAVGIGSRLGAWLAQPAHADRVTAELSTALRGALTVLRDSDVQAVVGEAITRRAEAVEIAPGIGKTLQKVVADGAHHRAVDLICTRAHDWLVYHSDSVMDAVEGGAPGWTPRFVDKKIGERVYKELLRFVTEMRDMPGHPARGAIDRFLGDFAADLQSDTDTRARVERMKSELLARSEVQDVIASVWSSVRAMIISAAEDDRSELRLRARASLLSLGSRLATDSRLQAKVDGWVEDAAVYVVTTYRGEITSLISETVASWDAEHTSRKIEAHIGRDLQFIRINGTVVGALAGLVIYTVAHALGA; encoded by the coding sequence ATGGAACGTACAGAACCGGATGAGCCGGGCGGCCCCGACCGGGCCGTGCGGGGCGGAGCCGTCGGAGGCGGCGGCACGCCCGGCGGTGGTCCGGACGGTGGCGCCGGGCGGCCCGGCCGGCCGGAGGGCGGGGTCGCGGCGTCGACGGCGCTGCCCGCCTTCGCGTACACCGAGGCCGACGAGGAGAAGCGGCGCGGCGTGCGGCGGATGAAGATGACCGCGACCGGTCTGCTGCTGGGCGTCGCACTCGTCTTCGTCCTCGCCACCTGGGCGAAGAACGCGGGCCTCGGCGGCTGGGCCGGCTACGTCGCGGCCGCAGCGGAGGCCGGCATGGTCGGCGCGCTCGCCGACTGGTTCGCCGTCACGGCCCTCTTCCGCCATCCCCTCGGCATCCCGATCCCGCACACCGCGATCATCCCGAACAAGAAGGACCAGCTCGGCGCGTCGCTCGGCTCGTTCGTCGGCGAGAACTTCCTCTCCGCCGACGTCGTGCGCGTCCGGCTGCGTGCCGTCGGCATCGGCAGCAGACTCGGCGCCTGGCTCGCCCAGCCCGCCCACGCCGACCGGGTCACCGCCGAACTGTCCACCGCGCTGCGCGGCGCGCTGACCGTGCTGCGCGACTCCGACGTGCAGGCGGTCGTCGGCGAGGCGATCACCCGCCGCGCGGAAGCCGTCGAGATCGCGCCCGGCATAGGGAAGACCCTCCAGAAGGTCGTCGCCGACGGCGCCCACCACCGTGCCGTCGACCTGATCTGCACCCGCGCCCACGACTGGCTGGTCTACCACTCCGACTCGGTGATGGACGCGGTCGAGGGCGGCGCCCCCGGCTGGACCCCGCGCTTCGTGGACAAGAAGATCGGCGAGCGTGTCTACAAGGAGCTGCTGCGTTTCGTCACCGAGATGCGCGACATGCCCGGCCATCCCGCGCGCGGGGCGATCGACCGCTTCCTCGGGGACTTCGCCGCCGACCTCCAGTCGGACACGGACACCCGCGCGCGCGTCGAGCGCATGAAGTCCGAGCTGCTGGCGCGCTCGGAGGTGCAGGACGTGATCGCGTCGGTCTGGTCCTCCGTACGCGCGATGATCATCTCGGCGGCCGAGGACGACCGCAGCGAGCTGCGCCTGCGGGCCCGCGCGTCGCTGCTGTCCCTGGGCTCGCGGCTGGCGACGGACAGCCGGCTCCAGGCGAAGGTGGACGGCTGGGTGGAGGACGCCGCGGTGTACGTGGTGACCACCTACCGCGGCGAGATCACGTCGCTCATCTCCGAGACCGTCGCCAGCTGGGACGCGGAGCACACCTCCCGGAAGATCGAGGCGCACATCGGCCGCGACCTGCAGTTCATCCGGATCAACGGCACGGTGGTCGGCGCACTGGCGGGCCTGGTCATCTACACCGTGGCGCACGCGCTGGGCGCGTGA
- a CDS encoding CHRD domain-containing protein, with translation MHKRTLAVPAAALVLAVAGVVPAVAHDSHGGGRSSSQTAATFTKPSHGKAVTFAVVMTGAHEVPDASGAAVNDPDGKAVALMQVKGDRVVFAMQWQGFVPSQGHIHEGAAGQNGDVKVPLFGTAMPESLHSAAGHTTVTDAALAKSLIEHPSGFYMNLHSEEFPGGAVRGQLKQLHENINPLHIIKGGKLRALANGAQEVANNDATKVNDRDGKAVTFLHPKGTTVDFSLAWADIKAPAAAHIHKGDFGKNGDVVLGFFDKPVPESLFAVSGQLHDQHAGLVKEIRDNPWGFYSNIHTEEFPDGAVRGQLFH, from the coding sequence ATGCACAAGCGCACTCTCGCCGTGCCGGCCGCCGCCCTCGTGCTGGCCGTGGCCGGTGTCGTCCCCGCAGTGGCGCACGACAGCCATGGAGGGGGGCGGAGCAGTTCGCAGACCGCCGCCACGTTCACGAAACCCAGCCATGGCAAGGCCGTCACGTTCGCCGTCGTCATGACCGGCGCGCACGAGGTCCCCGACGCGAGCGGGGCGGCCGTGAACGACCCCGACGGCAAGGCGGTCGCCCTGATGCAGGTGAAGGGCGACCGGGTGGTCTTCGCGATGCAGTGGCAGGGCTTCGTACCGAGCCAGGGCCACATCCACGAGGGGGCCGCCGGTCAGAACGGCGATGTGAAGGTGCCGCTGTTCGGTACCGCGATGCCCGAGTCGCTGCATTCGGCGGCGGGGCACACGACCGTCACGGACGCCGCGCTCGCCAAGAGCCTGATCGAGCATCCCTCCGGGTTCTACATGAACCTGCACAGCGAGGAGTTCCCCGGCGGAGCCGTGCGCGGCCAGCTGAAGCAGCTCCACGAGAACATCAACCCGCTCCACATCATCAAGGGCGGCAAGCTTCGTGCCCTGGCCAACGGCGCGCAGGAGGTCGCCAACAACGACGCTACGAAGGTCAACGACCGGGACGGGAAAGCGGTGACGTTCCTGCACCCCAAGGGGACGACCGTCGACTTCTCGCTCGCCTGGGCCGACATCAAGGCCCCCGCCGCCGCCCACATCCACAAGGGCGACTTCGGCAAGAACGGCGACGTGGTGCTGGGCTTCTTCGACAAGCCGGTACCGGAAAGCCTGTTCGCCGTCTCCGGCCAGCTGCACGACCAGCACGCCGGACTGGTCAAGGAGATCCGGGACAACCCGTGGGGCTTCTACTCCAACATCCACACGGAGGAGTTTCCCGACGGTGCGGTGCGGGGCCAGCTCTTCCACTAG
- a CDS encoding COG4315 family predicted lipoprotein: MRSTRNRGRTKALIAAPLMALALLTVTACEDSGGSGPSYGAGAEGQPADRAPAASPDGSGAEEPAGEQPAADGSTATAPPKQPPAPAISVRTAESDLGTILVDDQGRTLYGFTKDKPGRANCDSDCIAVWPALISAKDVTAGEGTDASLLKEIKLGAGAEQAVYGDWPLYYYVGDVTAGDVNGQGLDGEWFVVAADGKLIKSHA, encoded by the coding sequence ATGCGCAGCACCCGGAACCGTGGCCGCACCAAGGCCCTGATCGCAGCCCCGCTGATGGCGCTGGCGCTGCTCACCGTGACCGCGTGCGAGGACTCCGGCGGCTCGGGCCCGTCGTACGGAGCGGGCGCCGAGGGGCAGCCGGCGGACCGGGCTCCGGCCGCGTCCCCGGACGGATCGGGTGCGGAGGAACCCGCCGGTGAGCAGCCCGCCGCCGACGGGTCCACGGCCACGGCCCCGCCGAAGCAGCCGCCCGCCCCCGCCATCTCGGTCAGGACCGCGGAGTCGGACCTCGGCACGATCCTCGTCGACGACCAGGGCCGCACGCTGTACGGCTTCACCAAGGACAAGCCGGGCCGGGCCAACTGCGACTCCGACTGCATCGCGGTATGGCCGGCGTTGATCTCCGCCAAGGACGTGACGGCCGGCGAGGGCACGGACGCGTCGCTGCTGAAGGAGATCAAGCTCGGCGCGGGCGCCGAACAGGCGGTCTACGGCGACTGGCCGCTCTACTACTACGTGGGCGACGTGACGGCGGGGGATGTGAACGGCCAAGGTCTGGACGGCGAGTGGTTCGTGGTCGCGGCGGACGGCAAGCTCATCAAGTCGCATGCGTGA
- a CDS encoding type II toxin-antitoxin system PemK/MazF family toxin has protein sequence MARRDDTSCAGIGCAGFLILVVCVVVGSLLAQPVLMPDLLSVQTPPQKLSGAGQYLAVYGVSVVTAAVLAVFSGRSRRFVWWVVLGRTALYLGAGWSAMLWAEAQVDSPYWNIRGLAVSGATGVAAFVVHRGIRWWDAARANRAPGSRLGRRPARGEVWLAMVPYRESDQAAQHYCVVLRTRAGHAEVLQITSKNKDGRADHIRIPNAGWDHVSGRDHWVEIGVPPRPVPYADFLKSRPQGRCHRATWRQLRASAPAGATGGRGRALLSRFTQGGA, from the coding sequence GTGGCCCGACGTGACGACACGTCCTGCGCAGGGATCGGCTGCGCGGGGTTCTTGATACTGGTGGTGTGCGTCGTCGTCGGCAGTCTGCTGGCGCAGCCGGTGCTCATGCCCGATCTGCTGTCGGTCCAGACGCCACCCCAGAAGCTGAGCGGGGCGGGCCAGTACCTCGCCGTGTACGGCGTCTCCGTGGTGACCGCCGCCGTCCTCGCCGTGTTCTCCGGCCGTAGCCGGCGGTTCGTGTGGTGGGTGGTCCTCGGCCGCACCGCCCTCTATCTGGGCGCCGGCTGGTCCGCGATGCTCTGGGCCGAGGCACAGGTCGACTCGCCGTACTGGAACATCCGCGGCCTCGCCGTGAGCGGAGCGACGGGTGTCGCCGCGTTCGTCGTCCACCGCGGGATCCGCTGGTGGGACGCGGCCCGCGCGAACCGGGCCCCCGGCAGCCGGCTGGGCCGCCGGCCGGCCCGCGGCGAGGTGTGGCTCGCGATGGTCCCGTACCGGGAGTCGGACCAGGCGGCGCAGCACTACTGCGTGGTCCTCCGGACGCGCGCCGGCCACGCCGAGGTCCTCCAGATCACCTCGAAGAACAAGGACGGCCGCGCGGACCACATCCGCATCCCCAACGCCGGCTGGGACCATGTCTCCGGTCGTGACCACTGGGTGGAGATCGGTGTCCCCCCGCGTCCGGTCCCCTACGCCGACTTCCTCAAGTCCCGCCCTCAGGGCCGCTGTCATCGCGCCACATGGCGACAGCTCCGCGCGTCGGCTCCCGCGGGTGCGACCGGGGGCCGCGGGCGCGCCCTGCTGTCACGCTTCACACAGGGCGGAGCCTGA
- a CDS encoding alpha/beta fold hydrolase, giving the protein MAPYTLTGIENALRASWAADTCSPDDLERAGWSGDNPAWGHCDITALVVHDLLGGDLVVGEVHLGGDQHGFHWWNRLPDGTEIDFTRDQFRLGQTVTAGRSVTRPAGRPRRRAEEYELLRGRVHAHLAGGPTGARQPEEPIRAAFDAGGHRLSYLDFGGPGRPLLALHGHFCEGRTFTALAAALAPDWRVIALDQRGHGRSDRTPEYDRDGYVRDAVALLEHLGLEEVVVLGHSLGGLNAYQLAARHPQAVRALVIEDVGAVVADDLSFCLSWPRRAPTRAALVEALGDAVRYLADAVREHPDGWGLAFEPRDMVTSHAHVRGDHWDDWLASDCPALLVHGTDSDVLGAEHAAAMTIRRKNTRLVSLPTGHTVHDTAPAEFATAVREFLAQLP; this is encoded by the coding sequence ATGGCACCGTACACCCTGACCGGCATCGAGAACGCTCTGCGCGCCTCCTGGGCGGCCGACACCTGTTCCCCCGACGATCTCGAACGCGCCGGGTGGAGCGGCGACAACCCGGCCTGGGGACACTGCGACATCACGGCCCTGGTCGTGCACGACCTGCTCGGCGGTGATCTCGTCGTCGGCGAGGTGCACCTGGGCGGTGATCAGCACGGCTTCCACTGGTGGAACCGGCTCCCCGACGGCACCGAGATCGACTTCACCCGGGACCAGTTCCGGCTCGGCCAGACCGTCACCGCCGGGCGTAGCGTCACCAGGCCCGCGGGCCGGCCCCGGCGTCGCGCGGAGGAGTACGAGTTGCTGCGCGGCCGGGTCCACGCCCATCTGGCCGGCGGCCCGACAGGCGCGCGGCAGCCGGAGGAACCGATACGTGCGGCCTTCGACGCGGGCGGGCACCGGCTCTCCTACCTGGACTTCGGAGGGCCTGGCCGGCCGCTGCTCGCCCTGCACGGGCACTTCTGCGAAGGCCGTACGTTCACCGCCCTCGCCGCCGCGCTCGCCCCCGACTGGCGGGTCATCGCCCTCGACCAGCGCGGCCACGGCCGGTCGGACCGGACACCCGAGTACGACCGGGACGGCTACGTGCGGGACGCGGTGGCGCTTCTCGAGCACCTCGGGCTGGAGGAAGTCGTGGTGCTCGGGCACTCGCTGGGCGGCCTCAACGCGTACCAGCTCGCGGCCCGCCACCCGCAGGCGGTGCGCGCGCTCGTCATCGAGGACGTAGGCGCGGTCGTGGCGGACGACCTGTCGTTCTGCCTGTCGTGGCCGCGCCGGGCGCCGACCCGCGCGGCACTGGTCGAGGCTCTCGGGGACGCCGTCCGCTACCTGGCGGACGCCGTACGGGAACACCCGGACGGCTGGGGCCTCGCCTTCGAACCGCGGGACATGGTCACCTCGCACGCGCACGTCCGGGGCGACCACTGGGACGACTGGCTGGCGAGCGACTGCCCCGCGCTGCTCGTCCACGGCACGGACAGCGATGTGCTCGGCGCGGAGCACGCGGCGGCCATGACCATCCGCCGCAAGAACACCCGGCTCGTGTCACTCCCCACCGGCCACACGGTGCACGACACGGCTCCGGCGGAGTTCGCCACGGCCGTACGGGAGTTCCTGGCGCAGCTGCCGTAG
- a CDS encoding damage-control phosphatase ARMT1 family protein: MPANDADAPRVPGSPDTSTPPAAPVILSNGPGSFARAVLAERHPVLIRQVRDAFPLGPAQHAALDALLAEATEGVIEPLGADAHDRERWAAWGQGYFGRSWFDVPFLWAESYFYRKLLGALGYFTPGPWHGIDPFGPFKAAELAGKLVDEELTALDDLSGRPADVQAAALLLGSLWGNRADLGFRIDSGGAHESTALRADSGLVADESARLWSLLPVGGGATVHLVADNAGRELIPDLVLVDHLLHTERAAEVVLHVKPQPYYISDATMSDVIHSLRRLAHAPAAGYAAETGRRLWAAMADGRLRVGAHEFFCAPFPYSAMPDDLREQFAAATVTVLKGDLNYRRLVGDQLWSPTTPFAERTAYWPGPVAALRTLKSDVITGLDRDVLTALEGSGEAWRTSGTHALVQVDDRSR, encoded by the coding sequence ATGCCCGCGAACGACGCCGACGCACCCCGCGTGCCCGGCTCACCCGACACGTCCACGCCGCCCGCCGCGCCCGTGATTCTGAGCAACGGACCCGGGTCGTTCGCCCGGGCCGTCCTGGCCGAACGCCACCCCGTGCTGATCCGGCAGGTGCGCGACGCGTTCCCCCTCGGGCCCGCGCAGCACGCCGCCCTCGACGCTCTGCTCGCCGAGGCCACCGAAGGCGTGATCGAGCCGCTCGGCGCGGACGCGCACGACCGCGAGCGGTGGGCGGCGTGGGGGCAGGGTTACTTCGGCCGGTCCTGGTTCGACGTTCCGTTCCTGTGGGCCGAGAGCTACTTCTACCGCAAACTCCTCGGCGCGCTGGGTTACTTCACGCCCGGCCCTTGGCATGGCATCGATCCCTTCGGCCCCTTCAAGGCCGCCGAACTGGCCGGCAAGCTGGTCGACGAGGAACTCACCGCCCTCGACGACCTGTCCGGACGGCCCGCCGACGTCCAGGCCGCCGCGCTCCTCCTGGGATCCCTCTGGGGAAACCGCGCGGACCTCGGCTTTCGTATCGACTCCGGCGGTGCCCACGAGTCGACGGCCCTCCGCGCGGATTCGGGGCTCGTCGCCGACGAGAGTGCACGGCTGTGGTCCCTCCTGCCGGTCGGCGGCGGGGCCACCGTGCACCTCGTCGCGGACAACGCGGGCCGGGAGCTGATCCCGGACCTCGTCCTCGTCGACCACCTGCTGCACACGGAGCGGGCCGCGGAAGTGGTCCTTCATGTGAAGCCGCAGCCGTACTACATCTCCGACGCGACCATGTCGGACGTCATCCACAGCCTGCGCCGGCTCGCCCACGCGCCCGCTGCCGGTTACGCCGCGGAGACCGGCCGGCGCCTGTGGGCCGCGATGGCCGACGGACGGCTGAGGGTCGGCGCGCACGAGTTCTTCTGCGCCCCGTTCCCGTACAGCGCGATGCCCGACGACCTGCGGGAGCAGTTCGCGGCCGCCACGGTGACCGTATTGAAGGGCGACCTGAACTACCGCCGCCTCGTCGGTGACCAACTGTGGTCCCCGACCACACCCTTCGCGGAGCGGACGGCGTACTGGCCGGGCCCGGTCGCGGCGCTGCGCACGTTGAAGTCGGACGTGATCACCGGCCTGGACCGCGACGTGCTGACCGCGCTCGAGGGGAGCGGCGAGGCGTGGCGCACCAGCGGGACGCATGCGTTGGTGCAGGTGGACGACCGGTCCCGCTGA
- a CDS encoding GNAT family N-acetyltransferase, with protein MEIRTAQKDDFEGYLGLAAQVEDWFGPMVDDPGFHQAVTEHIVRSTALVAAEGPEGSELLGGLLFGPSHPAHHVHWLVVSAQARGRGVGKALMAEAMSRFVRSGPATVEVVTFGPDHPGAVTSGARVFYERLGFTPAEATEPGPEGGSRQIYRLTVA; from the coding sequence ATGGAGATCAGGACGGCACAGAAGGACGACTTCGAGGGGTACTTGGGACTCGCGGCCCAGGTGGAGGACTGGTTCGGTCCGATGGTCGACGACCCGGGCTTCCACCAGGCGGTGACCGAGCACATCGTCCGGTCGACCGCGCTCGTCGCGGCGGAGGGTCCTGAGGGATCCGAACTGCTCGGCGGTCTCCTGTTCGGCCCGAGCCACCCGGCGCACCACGTCCACTGGCTCGTGGTCTCGGCACAGGCCCGGGGCCGGGGCGTCGGCAAGGCGCTGATGGCGGAGGCGATGAGCCGCTTCGTACGGAGCGGCCCGGCCACGGTCGAGGTCGTCACCTTCGGCCCCGACCACCCGGGAGCCGTCACCAGCGGCGCCCGCGTCTTCTACGAACGCCTGGGATTCACCCCGGCCGAGGCCACGGAACCGGGGCCGGAGGGCGGCTCTCGGCAGATCTACCGGTTGACGGTCGCCTGA